Proteins encoded together in one Lathyrus oleraceus cultivar Zhongwan6 chromosome 5, CAAS_Psat_ZW6_1.0, whole genome shotgun sequence window:
- the LOC127084619 gene encoding laccase-4, with amino-acid sequence MAAARFRIVLLLAACLLPLSVDAMVRHYKFNVVMKNATRLCSTKPIVTVNGKFPGPTIYAREDDNVLIKVVNHVKYNVSIHWHGVKQLRTGWADGPAYITQCPIQPAQTYLYNFTLTGQRGTLWWHAHVLWLRSTVHGAIVILPKLGVPYPFPKPHMEQVIVLGEWWKSDTEAIINEALKSGLAPNISDAHTINGHPGPVQGCASQEGFSLEVQPKNTYLLRIINAALNEELFFKIANHQLTVVEVDATYVKPFKTDTIVIAPGQTTNVLLTAKNKLGNYLVAASPFMDAPIVVDNKTAIATLHYSGTLGSTTTTLTSLPPKNATSIANTFTDSLRSLNSKKYPAKVPLKIDHNLLFTVSLGINPCATCVNNSRVVADINNVTFVMPKTALLQAHFFKIKGVFSDDFPGKPPVAYNFTGNQLTNFATTKGTKLYRLAYNSTVELVLQDTGMLTPENHPIHLHGFNFFVVGRGQGNFDSRKDTKKFNLVDPVERNTVGVPAGGWTAIRFRADNPGVWFMHCHLEIHTTWGLKMAFVVDNGKGPNESILPPPGDLPKC; translated from the exons ATGGCGGCGGCGCGATTTCGGATTGTGCTATTGCTGGCAGCATGTTTGCTTCCATTATCTGTGGATGCTATGGTTCGCCACTACAAGTTCAAT GTTGTGATGAAAAATGCTACAAGATTGTGTTCAACAAAGCCAATTGTAACTGTAAATGGAAAATTCCCAGGTCCCACAATCTATGCTAGAGAAGATGACAATGTCCTAATTAAGGTTGTCAACCATGTCAAATATAATGTTAGCATACACTG GCATGGAGTTAAGCAACTTAGAACGGGTTGGGCCGATGGGCCAGCATATATAACCCAATGCCCGATTCAACCGGCCCAGACCTATCTTTACAACTTCACTCTTACAGGCCAAAGAGGCACACTTTGGTGGCATGCTCATGTTCTTTGGCTTAGGTCCACTGTCCATGGTGCTATAGTCATTTTGCCAAAGCTTGGAGTTCCTTACCCTTTTCCCAAACCCCATATGGAACAAGTTATTGTATTGG GTGAATGGTGGAAATCAGATACTGAGGCTATAATAAATGAAGCTTTGAAATCTGGATTGGCTCCAAATATCTCTGATGCTCACACAATCAATGGCCATCCAGGTCCTGTTCAAGGCTGTGCTTCACAAG AAGGATTCTCATTGGAAGTACAACCTAAAAATACCTACTTACTAAGAATCATCAATGCTGCACTCAATGAAGAACTTTTCTTCAAAATTGCAAACCATCAACTAACAGTTGTTGAGGTTGATGCAACCTATGTAAAACCTTTCAAAACCGACACCATTGTTATAGCACCAGGCCAAACCACAAACGTGCTTCTAACAGCCAAAAACAAACTTGGAAACTACTTAGTGGCAGCTTCTCCTTTCATGGATGCACCAATTGTTGTTGACAACAAAACTGCCATAGCCACTTTACACTACTCAGGCACACTTGGTTCCACAACCACAACCTTAACTTCTCTCCCTCCGAAAAACGCTACTTCTATCGCCAACACTTTCACAGATTCTTTAAGAAGCTTGAACTCCAAGAAATACCCTGCAAAAGTTCCTTTGAAGATTGATCATAATTTACTCTTCACTGTTTCTCTTGGTATCAACCCTTGTGCTACTTGTGTTAACAACAGCCGCGTCGTAGCTGATATCAACAATGTTACATTTGTGATGCCGAAAACCGCGCTTCTTCAAGCACATTTCTTCAAGATTAAAGGAGTTTTCAGTGATGATTTTCCTGGAAAGCCTCCTGTGGCTTATAACTTCACAGGGAACCAATTGACAAATTTTGCGACGACCAAAGGGACGAAGCTTTATAGACTTGCTTATAATTCTACTGTTGAATTGGTTTTGCAAGATACCGGAATGCTAACGCCAGAGAATCATCCTATTCATCTTCATGGATTCAATTTCTTTGTTGTTGGTAGGGGACAAGGGAACTTTGATTCTAGAAAGGATACAAAGAAGTTTAATCTTGTTGATCCTGTTGAGAGGAATACTGTTGGTGTTCCAGCTGGTGGTTGGACTGCTATCAGATTCCGAGCTGATAATCCAG GGGTATGGTTTATGCATTGCCATTTGGAAATTCATACAACATGGGGACTAAAGATGGCATTTGTTGTGGACAATGGTAAAGGACCAAATGAATCTATATTACCACCTCCAGGTGACCTCCCCAAGTGTTGA